In Actinoplanes sp. NBC_00393, a single genomic region encodes these proteins:
- a CDS encoding hydrogenase maturation protein codes for MRILLLVTAFNGLSQRVWCALREAGHEVGVLLATSGPEIVDGVHAARPDLILCPYLKDRVPAQVWQHWRTIILHPGPVGDRGPSSLDWAISEGLPAWGVTALQAVEELDAGPIWATRTFPLPAAPPRKSALYTGPVSDAMLECVFEVVAKAADPMFVPVPAEDAPTEAPGARPRPQMRQEDRAFDWSEPTDVILRRIRAADGSPGVLTDVGGLAAYVYDAHPGLARGGRPGVILSRRQGAVLVGTGDGSLWIGHLRPAGDDGIKLPATSVLGARLRGVPHAPVGPEIDPEAPSAYRQIRYRRSGAVGWLHFDFYNGAMAPGHSRRLLAGLRHAAAQDTRVLVLRGGTEAFSNGIHLNAIEASADPAGAAWAGIRAINEVCREIITCTRQLVVAAYAGSAGAGGVMLGLGADVIAARDGIVLNPYYDIGLFGSELHTFTLPRRVGADRAQRLIDERLPVSASQAARMGLVDEVGPRHPEAYAQWLAALAEHHSDVRTARKRRAAKARRLAAERIPLDVYETRELAEMSRDIYTDRSGFAAARRGFVRKIRPDGTPRRLLLAANAGPATATRSRATNAGPAAERRPALRPAVPVSVSA; via the coding sequence GTGCGGATCCTGCTGCTCGTTACAGCGTTCAACGGCCTGAGCCAGCGTGTCTGGTGCGCCCTGCGGGAGGCGGGGCACGAGGTGGGCGTCCTGCTGGCCACCAGCGGGCCGGAGATCGTCGACGGGGTGCATGCGGCCCGGCCCGACCTGATCCTCTGCCCGTACCTGAAGGACCGCGTGCCGGCGCAGGTCTGGCAGCACTGGCGGACGATCATCCTGCATCCCGGACCGGTCGGCGACCGCGGCCCGTCCTCTCTGGACTGGGCGATCAGCGAGGGACTGCCGGCCTGGGGCGTCACCGCGCTGCAGGCGGTCGAGGAGCTGGACGCCGGCCCGATCTGGGCCACCCGGACGTTTCCGCTGCCCGCGGCCCCGCCACGGAAGTCGGCGCTGTATACGGGGCCGGTCTCGGACGCCATGCTGGAGTGCGTCTTCGAGGTCGTGGCGAAGGCCGCCGACCCGATGTTCGTCCCGGTTCCGGCCGAGGACGCTCCGACCGAGGCGCCCGGCGCCCGTCCCCGGCCGCAGATGCGGCAGGAGGACCGGGCGTTCGACTGGTCCGAGCCGACCGACGTCATCCTGCGCCGGATCCGGGCCGCTGACGGGTCGCCCGGGGTGCTCACCGACGTGGGTGGGCTGGCGGCGTACGTCTACGACGCCCACCCCGGCCTGGCCCGCGGTGGCCGGCCGGGCGTGATCCTCAGCCGCCGCCAGGGCGCGGTCCTGGTCGGCACCGGCGACGGCAGCCTGTGGATCGGGCACCTGCGCCCGGCCGGTGACGACGGGATCAAACTGCCGGCCACCAGCGTGCTCGGCGCGCGGCTGCGCGGTGTCCCGCACGCGCCGGTGGGGCCGGAGATCGACCCGGAGGCGCCGTCGGCGTACCGGCAGATCCGCTACCGGCGTTCCGGGGCGGTGGGCTGGCTGCATTTCGACTTCTACAACGGCGCGATGGCGCCCGGGCACTCACGCCGGCTGCTGGCCGGGCTGCGCCACGCGGCCGCCCAGGACACCCGGGTGCTGGTGCTGCGCGGCGGGACCGAGGCATTCAGCAACGGCATCCACCTCAACGCGATCGAGGCGTCGGCCGATCCGGCCGGGGCGGCCTGGGCCGGCATCCGGGCGATCAACGAGGTGTGCCGGGAGATCATCACCTGCACCCGGCAGCTGGTGGTGGCGGCGTACGCGGGCAGCGCCGGAGCCGGCGGCGTGATGCTCGGGCTCGGCGCCGACGTGATCGCCGCCCGGGACGGGATCGTGCTGAACCCCTACTACGACATCGGCCTGTTCGGCTCCGAGCTGCACACCTTCACGCTGCCCCGGCGGGTCGGCGCGGACCGGGCGCAACGGCTGATCGACGAGCGGCTGCCGGTGAGTGCGAGCCAGGCGGCCCGGATGGGTCTGGTGGACGAGGTCGGGCCGCGGCACCCGGAGGCGTACGCGCAATGGCTCGCCGCCCTGGCCGAGCACCACAGTGACGTGCGCACCGCGCGCAAGCGACGCGCAGCGAAGGCGAGGCGGCTGGCCGCCGAGCGGATTCCGCTGGACGTGTACGAGACCCGCGAGCTGGCCGAGATGAGCCGGGACATCTACACCGACCGGTCCGGTTTCGCCGCCGCCCGCCGCGGCTTCGTCCGCAAGATCCGCCCGGACGGCACGCCGCGGCGACTGCTGCTGGCCGCGAACGCTGGACCGGCCACTGCAACCCGGTCCCGGGCCACGAACGCCGGGCCGGCCGCCGAACGACGACCTGCCCTTCGCCCAGCGGTCCCGGTGTCGGTGTCGGCCTGA
- a CDS encoding DUF885 domain-containing protein — MPEFVPLAERIVDALLESDPATASYAGDHRFDDRLPDLSASGVAGRLAMLRDAGDALSGVDADGLAPEEQVDHAILAAQVERALFELSDVREHEWNPLEHNPGPLLHGLIARPFAPVEERLESLAGRLAAIPDALATARAVLRDVPRIHAETAAGQFAGTAALIRDEVPAMLAGAPAMRDVVEPASAAALEALGEFDGWLRGLLDRGEPGRDPRLGRRLWEARLWHTLDTELSAAEVLSRAWANLDRVSEELRAAAGELVGGPATDETVRRGLNMIAEQHPDNTSIVGLAKVTMDEATEFVRRHDIVSLVDDPCVIEEMPEFARGVAVAYCDPPGPLETAEVPTFYCIAPAPADWPAERIASFYREYNNEMLRNLTVHEAMPGHFLQIAHSRRFRAATRVRALGWSGPFVEGWAVYAEELMTGLGFGGLPVRLQQLKMQLRMSLNAIIDQLTHCDGLPESEAMSLMTGRGFQEEGEAAGKWRRALLTSTQLSTYFVGYTEVAAIAAARPFGATPRAWHDAMLAHGSPPPRHLRTLLGV, encoded by the coding sequence ATGCCGGAGTTCGTACCGCTCGCCGAGCGCATCGTCGACGCCCTCCTGGAAAGCGATCCCGCGACCGCGTCCTACGCGGGGGATCACCGGTTCGACGACCGCCTGCCAGACCTGTCCGCGTCCGGTGTCGCCGGGCGGCTCGCCATGCTGCGTGACGCCGGTGACGCGCTCAGCGGGGTCGACGCCGACGGGCTCGCCCCGGAGGAGCAGGTCGACCACGCCATCCTGGCGGCGCAGGTCGAGCGGGCCCTCTTCGAGCTGAGCGACGTGCGCGAGCACGAGTGGAACCCGTTGGAGCACAATCCCGGGCCGCTGCTGCACGGGCTGATCGCGCGGCCGTTCGCCCCGGTCGAGGAGCGGCTGGAGAGCCTGGCCGGCCGGCTCGCCGCGATCCCCGACGCACTCGCCACCGCCCGTGCCGTCCTGCGTGACGTGCCGCGGATCCACGCCGAGACCGCGGCCGGGCAGTTCGCCGGCACCGCCGCCCTGATCCGCGACGAGGTGCCCGCCATGCTCGCGGGCGCGCCCGCGATGCGCGACGTCGTTGAGCCGGCCTCAGCTGCCGCGCTGGAGGCGCTGGGCGAGTTCGACGGCTGGCTGCGCGGGCTGCTCGACCGGGGCGAGCCGGGCCGCGACCCACGACTCGGCCGCCGGCTCTGGGAGGCGCGGCTCTGGCACACGCTGGACACCGAGCTCTCCGCCGCCGAGGTGCTCTCCCGGGCCTGGGCCAACCTCGACCGGGTCAGCGAGGAGCTGCGGGCAGCCGCCGGCGAGCTGGTCGGTGGTCCGGCCACCGACGAGACGGTGCGTCGTGGGCTGAACATGATTGCCGAGCAGCACCCCGACAACACGTCCATCGTCGGGCTGGCCAAGGTGACGATGGACGAGGCCACCGAGTTCGTCCGCCGGCACGACATCGTGTCGCTGGTGGACGATCCCTGCGTCATCGAGGAGATGCCGGAGTTCGCCCGCGGCGTCGCGGTGGCCTACTGCGACCCACCCGGCCCGCTGGAGACCGCGGAAGTCCCCACCTTCTACTGCATCGCGCCGGCTCCCGCCGACTGGCCCGCCGAGCGGATCGCCAGCTTCTACCGGGAGTACAACAACGAGATGCTCCGCAATCTCACCGTGCACGAGGCCATGCCCGGCCACTTCCTGCAGATCGCCCACTCCCGTCGTTTCCGGGCCGCGACCCGCGTGCGGGCGCTGGGCTGGTCCGGCCCGTTCGTCGAGGGTTGGGCAGTCTACGCGGAGGAGCTGATGACCGGCCTCGGCTTCGGCGGCCTGCCGGTCCGGCTCCAGCAGCTCAAGATGCAGCTGCGGATGAGCCTCAACGCGATCATCGACCAGCTCACGCACTGCGACGGCCTGCCCGAGTCCGAGGCGATGTCCCTGATGACCGGCCGCGGCTTCCAGGAGGAGGGCGAGGCCGCCGGCAAGTGGCGGCGGGCGCTGCTCACCTCGACCCAGCTCTCCACCTACTTCGTCGGCTACACCGAGGTCGCAGCCATCGCAGCGGCCCGCCCCTTCGGCGCCACCCCCCGAGCCTGGCACGACGCGATGCTGGCGCATGGCTCACCGCCACCCCGCCACTTGCGCACCCTGCTGGGCGTCTGA
- the mfd gene encoding transcription-repair coupling factor, which translates to MQLSGLIPAALRDRGLARARDLARKGFVDSDSLDLTAPVSLRPFVVATVAGSGEFGGAQRPVLAVTATSREADDLADALGCLIEPGRVAVYPSWETLPHERLSPRSDTVGKRLAVLRRLAHPGEQPLQVVVAPVRSMLQPQLKGLGDLEPVELVAGREAELEGVARRLTDMAYARVDLVTKRGEFAVRGGILDVFPPTDEHPSRVEFWGDEVEEIRTFAVADQRTIDQVERLWAPPCRELLLTPEVRAKAAALAAQHPELAEILDKLAEGIPVEGMESLAPALLDGTDSMELLLDCMPAGTHVLLCDPERIRTRAHDLTRTSDEFLEASWAAAAVGGQAPIDVGAVAFRPLSDVRAHAATLKQPWWTVSPFGLAVEEPAAALPWEDATSVEVSPDLGDAVALAAQPVPLYHGDTAKLAGDLSEWAGRGWAIALVFEGKGTAQRATELLRDAGLGVTPVDSISSPIEDNQILITCGGLNHGFVDEASRLAVITGNDISGGRGASTKDMRKMPARRRNTIDPLELKTGDFVVHEQHGIGRYIELVQRTVNGADREYLVIEYAASKRGQPGDRLYVPTDQLDQLSRYVGGESPSLHKMGGADWQKSKARAKKAVKEIAAQLIQLYAARQASQGHAFGPDTPWQRELEDAFPYTETPDQLAAIHEVKHDMELAVPMDRLICGDVGYGKTEIAVRAAFKAVQDGKQVAILVPTTLLAQQHFNTFTDRMSQFPIQIKQLSRFQTPKEAALVVEQAADGTADIVIGTHRLIAQSTRFKNLGLIIVDEEQRFGVEHKEQLKALRASVDVLTMSATPIPRTLEMAITGIREMSTIATPPEERHPVLTYVGAYDEKQVAAAIHRELLRDGQVFYLHNRVESIDRAARKLRELVPEARVAVAHGQMSEEQLEKVMVGFWEKEFDVLVCTTIVESGIDIPNANTLILERADLLGLAQLHQIRGRVGRGRERAYAYFLYPRDKPLTEHAHERLATIAQHTELGAGMYVAMKDLEIRGAGNLLGGEQSGHIEGVGFDLYVRMVGEAVAQFKGERPEEEPEVKIDLPVDAHLPTEYIAVERLRLEMYRKLAEARDNVRLEEVIAEMTDRYGEPPAQVVNLIAVARFRQLARQYGLTDVSLQGKHIRFSPLPLPDSKQMRLKRYHPDSVYKAANDQVSVPRPSTRRVGGEPLRDQELLQWCAQLLKDVLGEVPTPAAAGR; encoded by the coding sequence ATGCAGCTTTCCGGTCTGATCCCAGCCGCCCTGCGCGACCGTGGTCTCGCCCGTGCCCGCGACCTGGCCCGCAAAGGCTTCGTCGACTCGGACTCGCTCGACCTCACGGCGCCGGTCTCGCTGCGGCCGTTCGTGGTCGCCACCGTGGCCGGCTCCGGCGAGTTCGGCGGGGCGCAGCGCCCGGTGCTCGCCGTCACCGCGACCTCGCGTGAGGCCGACGACCTGGCCGACGCCCTCGGTTGCCTGATCGAGCCGGGCCGGGTCGCCGTCTACCCGTCCTGGGAGACGCTGCCGCACGAGCGGCTCTCCCCACGCTCCGACACGGTCGGCAAGCGGCTCGCCGTGCTCCGCCGCCTGGCGCACCCCGGCGAGCAGCCCCTGCAGGTCGTCGTCGCGCCGGTCCGGTCGATGCTCCAGCCGCAGCTCAAGGGCCTCGGCGACCTGGAGCCGGTGGAGCTGGTCGCGGGCCGCGAGGCGGAGCTGGAGGGGGTCGCCCGCCGGCTCACCGACATGGCATACGCGCGGGTCGACCTGGTCACCAAACGCGGCGAGTTCGCGGTCCGCGGCGGCATCCTCGATGTCTTCCCGCCCACCGACGAGCACCCGTCCCGGGTCGAGTTCTGGGGCGACGAGGTGGAGGAGATCCGCACCTTCGCGGTCGCCGACCAGCGCACCATCGACCAGGTGGAGCGGCTCTGGGCGCCGCCGTGCCGCGAGCTGCTGCTCACCCCGGAGGTCCGGGCCAAGGCCGCGGCCCTCGCCGCGCAGCATCCCGAGCTGGCCGAGATCCTCGACAAGCTGGCCGAGGGCATCCCGGTCGAGGGCATGGAGTCGCTGGCGCCCGCTCTGCTCGACGGGACGGACAGCATGGAGCTGCTGCTCGACTGCATGCCGGCCGGCACGCACGTGCTGCTCTGCGACCCGGAGCGGATCCGCACGAGGGCGCACGACCTCACGCGTACCTCGGATGAATTCCTCGAGGCCTCCTGGGCCGCGGCCGCCGTCGGCGGCCAGGCCCCCATCGATGTCGGCGCGGTCGCCTTCCGGCCCCTCTCTGATGTACGCGCTCATGCCGCGACCCTGAAGCAGCCCTGGTGGACGGTCTCCCCGTTCGGCCTGGCCGTCGAGGAACCCGCCGCCGCGCTCCCCTGGGAGGACGCCACGTCGGTCGAGGTCTCACCGGACCTCGGCGACGCGGTGGCGCTCGCCGCGCAGCCGGTCCCGCTCTACCACGGCGACACCGCGAAACTGGCGGGCGACCTGTCGGAGTGGGCCGGCCGGGGCTGGGCCATCGCCCTGGTCTTCGAGGGCAAGGGGACCGCGCAGCGGGCCACCGAGCTGCTGCGCGACGCCGGCCTCGGGGTCACCCCGGTCGACTCCATCTCGTCGCCGATCGAGGACAACCAGATCCTGATCACCTGCGGCGGGCTGAACCACGGGTTCGTCGACGAGGCGTCCCGGCTCGCGGTGATCACCGGCAACGACATCTCCGGCGGCCGCGGCGCGTCCACGAAGGACATGCGCAAGATGCCGGCCCGCCGGCGCAACACCATCGACCCGCTGGAGCTCAAGACCGGCGACTTCGTGGTGCACGAGCAGCACGGCATCGGCCGCTACATCGAGCTGGTGCAGCGCACGGTCAACGGCGCCGACCGGGAATACCTGGTGATTGAGTACGCCGCCTCCAAGCGGGGCCAGCCCGGCGACCGGCTCTACGTGCCCACCGACCAGCTCGACCAGCTCTCCCGCTACGTCGGCGGCGAGTCGCCCTCGCTGCACAAGATGGGCGGCGCCGACTGGCAGAAGAGCAAGGCCCGGGCCAAGAAGGCGGTGAAGGAGATCGCCGCCCAGCTCATCCAGCTGTATGCGGCTCGGCAGGCCTCGCAGGGCCACGCGTTCGGGCCGGACACCCCGTGGCAGCGGGAGCTGGAGGACGCCTTCCCGTACACGGAGACACCCGACCAGCTTGCGGCCATCCACGAGGTCAAGCACGACATGGAGCTGGCCGTCCCGATGGACCGGCTGATCTGCGGTGACGTCGGCTACGGCAAGACCGAGATCGCGGTGCGGGCCGCCTTCAAGGCGGTGCAGGACGGCAAGCAGGTGGCGATTCTGGTGCCCACCACACTGCTGGCCCAGCAGCACTTCAACACGTTCACCGACCGGATGAGCCAGTTCCCGATCCAGATCAAGCAGCTCTCCCGGTTCCAGACGCCGAAAGAGGCAGCGCTCGTCGTGGAGCAGGCCGCCGACGGCACCGCGGACATCGTCATCGGTACGCACCGGCTGATCGCGCAGTCGACCCGGTTCAAGAACCTCGGCCTGATCATCGTGGACGAGGAACAGCGCTTCGGCGTCGAGCACAAGGAGCAGCTCAAGGCGCTGCGGGCGTCGGTCGACGTGCTGACCATGTCGGCCACCCCGATCCCGCGGACCCTGGAGATGGCGATCACCGGCATCCGGGAGATGTCGACGATCGCCACCCCGCCGGAGGAACGGCACCCCGTGCTGACCTACGTGGGGGCGTATGACGAGAAGCAGGTCGCCGCGGCCATCCACCGCGAGCTGCTCCGCGACGGCCAGGTCTTCTACCTGCACAACCGGGTCGAGTCGATCGACCGGGCGGCCCGCAAGCTGCGCGAGCTGGTCCCCGAGGCGCGGGTCGCGGTGGCGCACGGCCAGATGAGCGAGGAACAGCTCGAGAAGGTGATGGTCGGCTTCTGGGAGAAGGAGTTCGACGTCCTGGTCTGCACCACGATCGTCGAGTCCGGCATCGACATCCCGAACGCGAACACGCTGATCCTGGAGCGCGCCGACCTGCTCGGCCTGGCCCAGCTGCACCAGATCCGCGGCCGGGTCGGCCGGGGACGCGAGCGGGCGTATGCGTACTTCCTCTACCCGCGCGACAAGCCGCTCACCGAGCACGCCCACGAGCGGCTCGCCACCATCGCCCAGCACACCGAGCTCGGCGCGGGGATGTATGTGGCGATGAAGGACCTGGAGATCCGCGGCGCCGGCAACCTGCTCGGCGGCGAGCAGTCCGGCCACATCGAGGGCGTCGGTTTCGACCTCTACGTGCGGATGGTCGGCGAGGCGGTCGCGCAGTTCAAGGGCGAGCGCCCGGAGGAGGAGCCCGAGGTCAAGATCGACCTGCCGGTCGACGCGCACCTGCCCACGGAGTACATCGCGGTCGAACGCCTCCGCCTGGAGATGTACCGCAAACTCGCCGAGGCCCGCGACAACGTCCGCCTGGAAGAGGTGATCGCCGAGATGACCGACCGGTACGGCGAGCCGCCGGCCCAGGTCGTCAACCTGATCGCGGTGGCCCGCTTCCGCCAGCTGGCCCGGCAGTACGGTTTGACCGACGTCTCCCTGCAGGGCAAGCACATCCGCTTCTCCCCGCTGCCGCTGCCCGACTCGAAACAGATGCGGCTCAAGCGCTACCACCCGGACTCGGTCTACAAGGCCGCCAACGACCAGGTGAGCGTCCCCCGGCCGAGCACCCGCCGGGTGGGCGGCGAACCCTTGCGTGACCAGGAGCTTCTGCAGTGGTGCGCCCAGCTGCTCAAGGACGTCCTCGGCGAGGTGCCCACCCCGGCCGCGGCAGGGCGGTAG
- a CDS encoding MazG family protein: MSTRIVLLVTSPRLPAGLLTAEAWDVVRAYPVFAAADSDQAEALRVTGVPVTILDTDAQGLLDAIAGQPAAVWLAGSGGDQAFARQLGLRLAREPGLAELELMYGSWDPPGARLLDAVAVMDRLVSPGGDPWKQAQTHQSLAPYLLEESYEAYDAIESDDLDALREELGDVLLQVVLHARLAEEWTIDDVAGGLVEKMVRRNPHVFAGEQVRDLEEITANWERIKQAEKERESVLDGIALSQPALALAAKILQRVERGGVGVPLPDPDDLGAVLLKVVAEALAAGLDPEAELRRTALGYADAVRAAENVGPSE, translated from the coding sequence TTGAGCACCCGGATCGTCCTGCTGGTCACCTCGCCGCGACTGCCGGCCGGGCTGTTGACCGCTGAGGCCTGGGATGTCGTCCGGGCGTACCCCGTCTTCGCCGCCGCCGACAGTGACCAGGCCGAAGCCCTGCGGGTGACCGGTGTGCCGGTCACCATCCTGGACACCGATGCGCAAGGCCTGCTCGATGCCATCGCCGGGCAACCCGCCGCGGTCTGGCTCGCCGGATCCGGCGGCGACCAGGCGTTCGCCCGGCAGCTGGGTCTGCGGCTGGCCCGCGAGCCCGGGCTGGCCGAGTTGGAGCTGATGTACGGCTCGTGGGATCCGCCCGGCGCGCGGCTGCTCGACGCGGTCGCCGTGATGGACCGGCTGGTCTCGCCCGGTGGCGACCCGTGGAAGCAGGCACAGACGCATCAGTCGCTCGCTCCCTATCTGCTGGAGGAGAGCTACGAGGCGTACGACGCGATCGAGTCGGACGACCTCGACGCGCTGCGCGAGGAACTCGGGGACGTGCTGCTCCAGGTCGTGCTGCACGCGCGGCTGGCCGAGGAGTGGACCATCGACGACGTGGCCGGTGGGCTGGTCGAGAAGATGGTGCGGCGCAATCCGCATGTGTTCGCGGGGGAGCAGGTGCGTGACCTCGAGGAGATCACGGCCAACTGGGAGCGGATCAAGCAGGCGGAGAAGGAACGGGAGTCGGTGCTCGACGGGATCGCGTTGAGTCAGCCGGCGCTCGCTCTGGCGGCGAAGATTCTGCAGCGGGTGGAACGGGGCGGGGTGGGCGTACCGTTGCCGGACCCTGACGACCTGGGCGCCGTCCTACTGAAGGTGGTCGCCGAGGCCCTCGCCGCGGGCCTCGATCCCGAGGCCGAGCTACGCCGAACCGCACTCGGGTACGCGGACGCGGTGCGTGCGGCGGAAAATGTCGGTCCCTCCGAGTAG